The following nucleotide sequence is from bacterium.
GTCGGGCGCGGTCTCCGGCCAGGACACCGACGCGAGCCGGATCGTTCCGCCCGCGATCGACGCGTCGATCGGGCAGACGCGCTCGCCATCCCGCACCGGCTCGCACGGCACCCAGCGCGCGAGGAACGGCGTGCCCGGGTCGCTCGCGTCGAACGCGCGTTGCGGGATCGGGCCGCGTCGCGGGTCCCGGGCGCCGAGATCGACGAGCGCCGTGCGCGTGTCGAGGAGTCGCGTCGAGAGGACGAGGTAGGAGTCGGCCGGCGTGCAGTGCGTCGCGCGCAAGATCTCCGCACGCTCCGCCGTCCCGAACCCCTCGGCGCGGAGGTGGTCGTCCGCGGCGGCGGCGTCGCGTTCGACGAGCGCGCTCACGATGGCGAACGCCGCCGCGGGCTCGCGTCCGCTGCGCCGAACCGTCGCGTATGCGCCGCGCGCGCCTTCCGGGCGCGGCAGCGCGTCCGACGCGCAGCTCAGCATGCGCAGGATGCCGGCGCTCTCCGTCTCGTCCGCGGCGAGCAGCGCACGGGCCGTCCAGTAGGGGACGTGCGTCTCCAGCGCGCTGCCGTCGTTCGCCGCGCGCCGCTCGGCGACGTACGTCGTCCAGTGCCCGAAGTCCCACCAGCCGTGGACGATGGCGTCGGGTGACGTCGTGTCGCGGAGCTGCGTCAGCGCGTCCCACCAGGCGTCGTTCATGCGCGGCCGATGCGAGCTGGCGAGCGACCACCCCGGCGCCAGCGCCCGCAGGAGGGCCAGCGCCAGCACGCCGCCGAGCACGGTCGTCGCGACGACGCGATAGCCGCGGCCCGCGGAGCGGATCTCACGCCGGACGCGCGTCGTCGCACGACCGATCGCGATCGCGCACGCGACCGCGAGCGGCGGCACGAAGAGGAGATGGTAGCGGACGCCGCCGGACGCCATCCAGACGCCGGCCGCGAGCCAGACCGCGAGCAGGACACCGCCCGCGCGCACGACGCCGCCTGGGGAAAGCGACAGCACCACGCCGAGGATCGCACCGGCGAGCACGAGGGGACCGCCGGCCAGCCGCAGCAGCGCGGACGGATCGAGACGGCGGAGCTCGTCGACGATCCGGAGCGCGCTCGGCCACGCGAGCTCGGCCGCCGGCGGGGCGTGGGGGACGACGGCGTCGATCATTGCGCGCGGCAGTCGAAGGTAGCCGCCCTCCGGCGTGAGGATCGAAGCGATCGCCGAGGCGGCGACGAACACCCCGAGCACGACCGCCGCCCGGCGCCCTTCGAGCGGCACCAGCGCGACGAGCCCCGCCGCGAGCACCACGTGCGTGAACATCCACCCGCTCCACGCCCACGCGTGGAGGCCGGTGCACGCGCCCGCGGCGATCGCCCACGCCACGCGCGCGCCGGTGCCGCGGGCCCGGAGCGCCAGCAGCACGAGCCAGAGCGTGTAGAGCGGCAGGACGACGTTCCAGACGTCGTTGTCGCCGCCGATCGAGCGCCCGAGCACGAGCGGGTCGAGCATCGTCATGACGCCGGCGAACACGCCGGCCACCGGCCCCGCCAGCATGCGACCGATCGCGAACGCCGGCAGGACGCCCGCGACCCCGACGACGACCGGCAGCAGCGTCGCCGTGTCGGGCAATGGCTGCTGCGGCGCCCACGTGGTCACGAGCCGATGCAGGGCCGCGACGGCGTGGACGTGGAGGCTGCGCGCGTACGGCGAGCGCGCGCCGACCGGCGCGGTCGTGTGCTCGTCGCGACACGCGCCGTCGACGACCGCGTCGCACGGATCGCCGGTCGCGAGCAGCGTGCGCGCGTGCCGCAGCCAGAGGTAGCCGTCGTAGTCGCCGGGGTAGACGTGCGCGTAGCCGTCCGCGCCGACGTACGTATGGTCGGCGTCCATGCGGCTCGCGTCGAGCGGCAGGAGGCGCACCCAGGCGACGAGGAGCGCACAGCCGAGCAGGAGCAGGACGTCGCGCGCGCTCATCGCGTCTCGTAGGCCGTCGTGCGGATCACGCCGCCTTCGGAGGGCACCTCGCAGAGCAGGAGCGCGCGCTGCGGCCGCACGTCGAACGGCGGCTCCGTGAGCACCACGCCCGAGCGACGGTCGAGGCGGGTGTCGGCGCCGGTCGGCTTGTCGACGTTCGCGACGAACGACCCGTCAGGAAGATGCTCGCACACGATCCAGATCGGGAACTGCGCCAGCTTCGTCACGATGGCGGCGATGTCGGCGTTGCCGAGGTGCTGCAGGACCTGCTTCACGATCACGACGTCGCCGGGCGGCAGCGGGTCCGCGACGGCGTCGAGCACCACGAATTCGACGTTCGGACGAGCGAAGCGACGGCGGTTGCGCTCGACGAGCGCCGGCACCACGTCGCACGCGACGACGCGCGCGGCGACGTCGGCCAGTCGGCGCGTCGCGGCGAAGTCGCCGCAGCCGACGTCGACGACGATCGGGGGCGTCGGCCGCTCGGCGAGGAACGCGCGCACGGCGGCGACGTACGGCTCGAGGAGCTCGGAGGAATGGCTGCCGAGGCCGGAGTGGAAGTCGCTGTCGTCGCCGCCCCACACGCCGTCGCGATAGACGGCGCCGAAGAGCTCGGCGGGCGGACGGTCGTCCCCGAGCCAATCACGCAGGCCGCGGCGGATCGCGCGCGGGACCAGCGGAGCGAGTCGGCGACGCAGCGTCATTTCAGCGTGGCTCGAGGCGCCAGAGGGACGCCTCGTAGACGCGACGCCGGCCCTCGGCGTGATGGAAGTCCTCGGTCAGCCGCGTGCCGACGAGCGTCATGGTGAAGTTGTCGTCGATGGCCTTCCGCACGAGCGCGCCGGGGTCGTAGGAGAGGCCGGACTCGGCGAGGTAGACGGGGCCGCGCGCCATCGTGTCGCGCACGGTCTGCACCCAGTTGGCGGTCGCCGCGGGGTCGCCGATCGGGTGCTGCAGCGTCTCACGGCGCGCGTAGTACTCGACGAAGCGGTGGTCGTCCATGACGATGATCGTGCTGTCCGGCTCGGTCACCTCGGCGATCAGCTGCGCGTAGCGCTTGGCGCCGTTGTACGTGTGGCGCGGCGCCAGCAGCGGATACGACACGGCGATCATCCACGCGATGCTCGTCACGTACGTCGCGATCGCCGTCCACCGCAGGAACGTCCCGCGCGCGAGCATCGCGTGCAGCGCGGCCCCGGCGAGCATCGCGAGGCCGAGCGTGCACAGCACGAGGTAGCGCGGGCCGTAGGTGGAGAGGTTGCCGTAGACGACGATGGTCGCGACGAGCATGAGGGCGAGCGGCAGGAGCGCCCGGTAGCGCCGCCGCCGCAACGTCACCACGAGGCCCGCCGCGCTGGCCAGGAGGAATGGCGGGCCGAGGAAGAGGACGAGATCGCCGAGCGCCGCGCCCAGCTGCGGCGACGCGAGGTCGAGCTTCGTCATCGTCGGCGTGCCGGCATACGTGCGGACCATCGCGACGAGCGACGTCGCCAGCCCGAACCCGAGCCCGAAGGCGAAGCCGACCAGCCCGCCGGCCGCGAGCCGGCGCGTCCGTGCGTCCCATCTGGGCCGCTCGAGGCGCGGCGCGAAGAGGACCATGACCCAGATCGGCGTGATGCCGAGCAGTCCCTCCCACACGGTGTACGACAGCGCGAAGCAGACCGCGGAGGCCGCCGCGAGCGTCGCGCTGGCGGCGTCGCGGGCGCGCAGGGCGAGGTAGAACGACGTCGAGACCAGGAAGACGGCGAGCCCGTACTCCTTCCCGAACGTGTTCGCGACCGAGAAGACCGGCGCCACGGCGAGGAGCCCCGCCGACAGCGCCGCGAGCAGCCGGATGCCGCACAGGCGCTCGAGGAACAGGAGCACCATCGCGATCGACGCGGCGTGGAAGAGGATGCTCGCGAGGATCGTGGCGCGCTCGGCGTTTTCGCCCAGCAGCCAGAACGGGAAGTGGACGAGCGCGTTGGCGAGCACGGCGCCGAAGCGCCAGCGCACGTCCCAGGGGCCGCCGGCGTACATCTGCTCGACCGTCTGGGCCAGGTAGACCGCGTCGAGATGGAAGATGCCCTCGTTGCGGAACGTCCAGAGGTACGCGAACGACGCCACGAACAGCGCGATCGCGGTGCCGGCGAGGCCGCCGCGTCCTTGCTCGTCGTCGATCGGGTCCGCCATCCGCGCCGCGTGCCGTCTCAGCGACTCGCGCGTCCGTGGATCTCGTCGTGGATCCAGCGATACGTCTTGCGCATTCCGTCGCGCAGCGTGATCGACGGCGTCCAGCCCAGCTTTTCGCGGATCAGCGTGTTGTCGCTGCTGCGCCCGCGCACGCCTTGCGGCGCCTCGGGACGGTAGCGGCGCTCCAGCCGTGCGCCGGCGATCTCCTCGACGACGTCGACCAGCTGGTTGATCGAGACGAGCTCGCCGCTGCCGACGTTGAGCGGCTCGGTCACGTCGCTGGCCATCAGCGCCTGCGTGCCGGCGACGCAGTCGTCGACGTAGAGGAAGGTCCGCGTCTGCTCGCCGTCGCCCCAGATCTCGATCGTGCGCTCGCCGCGCATCAGCGCGGCGACGACCTTGCGGCAGATCGCGGCCGGCGCCTTCTCGCGTCCGCCGTCCCACGCGCCGTGCGGGCCGTAGACGTTGTGATAGCGCGCGATGCGCGTCGCGAGGCCGAAGTCCTCGGCGAAGTGCCGGCACAGCCGCTCGCTGAAGAGCTTCTGCCAGCCGTAGCCGTCCTCGGGCTCCGCCGGATAGGCGTCCGATTCGCGGAGCGGGAGCACCTCGGCGCTGCGCTGCTTGTCCGCGGCATACACGCACGCGGACGACGCGTAGAAGAGTCGCTCGACGCGACAGTCGCGGGCGGCGAGCAGCATGTGCGTGTCGATCCGCACGGACAGCATGCAGTCGGCCTTGTGCGTCTCGATGAAGCCCATGCCGCCCATGTCCGCCGCGAAGTGGAAGACGAGGCGGGCGCCGGCGGCGGCGCGATCGCAGGCCGGCTTCTCGCGCAGGTCGAGGCGGAGGTTCTCCACGTCGGGGAACGCCTGGTGCCAGGCGTCGAGCGGCTTCACGTCGACGGCGCGGATGCGCGTGTGTCCCTGCGCGCGCAGGCTCGCGACGACATGGCCGCCGATGAAGCCGCCGCCGCCGGTCACGACGACCAGGTCGTCCTTCGCGCGCATCGAGCGGGCCTACCAGCCGGCCGGGCGGCGCGTCCACCCGCGCACCCGCTCGAGCAGCATCGCTGGGAGCACCAGGTGGATCGGGTCGATTTCGGCGCGGGAGCGATTCTGGTCGCCGAAGGAGCCGCCCCGTCGCCAGGTACACGACGTGGAATGCGACGGCGTGCTGCGCGGGGAACGCCTTCACGACGAGGCCGGCGAGCGGGTCAGCGATCCTTGGGGTTGTATCGCCCGAATGCCACGCCGCACATCTCGCTGAAGTTCCGCCACTTGTCCTTCCACGCGACGATCTTCGTCGGGACCGTGCCGTCGTCGGGATAGACGCGCGCCACCGGTATCTGGGTGACGCGGAAGCCCAGCCGGGCCGCCTGGTAGATGAGGTAGATCTGCAGGCTGAAGCGCACGAACTCGGGACGAAACGGCTGCAGCCGCGCGTCGCGCAGAAAGCGCGCGCTGATGGCGCGAAAGGCGTTCGTCGGATCGTTGTAGAGAAAGCCGCTCGCCAGCCAGAGCGCCGGCGACATGACGAAGCGGATCGCGAGGTAGCGCTCGAGCGGCGTGTGCGCATGGAATCCGCCGGGAAGGAACCGGCCGCCCTGGACGAGGTCCCAGCCGTCCTCCAGGTGTCGTAGGAACCGTGGGATCGCCTCGACGCCGTCCTTGCCGTTGCCGTCGAGCGTCACGACGCCGTCGTAGCCCGCGTCCAGCGCCCAGCTCAGTGCAGCCCGCGTCGCGGTGCCGAGTCCGCGCTCCTGCACGCTGAGCAGCGTACGCACGCCGACGCTCGACAGGAACGCGGGGTCGGTCGAGCCGTCGGTGCTGCAGCCGTCGGCGATGACGGCATCGGCGAGGCCCGCGAACTCCTGCATGCGGCGAAGCTGGTCTTTCAGTCGCTCGCCTTCGTTCCAGGCCACGACCGCGACGCAGTAGCGGGTGCGGCGGGGATGGAGCTCGATGCAGTCGGAGCGGACGGGGGTGGCGATCGCGCGGCGTCGCCATGTGCGAGCGTCTCCGGTGCGCTGGTCTTTCGGCCCCGCCGGCAAATCGGGGGTCCGCCTACCAGGCGTGCACGCGCGCCGTCCAGCAAGCCGGGCCGACGTCGCGCGCCTTCACAGGAAGCGCGCAAAGAACGCCCAGACGGCCTCCGCGGCCTCGTCCCACACGTCGTGCCTCAGCCCCGGCACGGCGCACCAGACGACCGGCTTGCCGGCGTCGCACGCGTCGTGCTCGACGCACGGGCTCGGGGCGATCGCGACGGTGCTGTCGCTGCGCCCGTTGCCCCACACCCACTGGCTGCGGCTGTACTCGGCGTCGGGGATCGGCACCACTTCGTCGTCGACGCCGTGGATCATGATGGCGGCCGCCGGCGCCGACGGACAGATGTAGTGCCCGTCGACGTCGTACTTCGAGTCGTCCGCACGCTGGGGGGGACCACAGCCGAACGTCTGACAAGAAGCCGCTCCGTCAACGTCCCAGGGTTGTCGTTCCTAGCGTCTCCGGAGCCCGGCGACATCATCCTGAGCTTCGTACGACGCGGTCCCGAGATCGGGCAGGTCACGAGCACGGTGGCAGGCCGCGACCAGGGCGCTGCGGGGAAGCGAGTCGTGGTCGCCGAGTCCACGTGACGGGTGACAGGTGACGGGTGCCGGTTGCCGGGGGGCACTTCGCCTCGGCGCTGCTCGTCGAGCCGATGCCGCCGTGGTTCACCGTGGCGTGCGCGCGGCCTTGCGGCGTACGGTGAACCGCCAGCGCGCCAGCTCGAACGCGCTCTGGCCGTCGGTCGGCGGCGCGGCGATCCTGCTCCCGGCTCGCCCGCCTCGCTCGCCGGGCCCATGAGCTCGTGGCCGTCCTCGGGCCTCGGGCGAGCAGCAGGTCGGCGTCCCGGCTCGACGGTCTCGAAGAAGCGCTCGGGTCAGGTCGACCTACCGAGTGCGAGGGTGGGACAGGAGGGCAGAGGGGGGCACGGGAGGGTCGAGTTTCCTGCGATCTCGGCGTTGCGTGAGACACGCGAGCACACCAGGGACCAGCAGGGCTCATCCCATGGGCCGATCGCGGCGCTGCCCTGAGATTGGCCAGCCTAGCCAGACCTGATAGCGTCGAGGACACCAATGCAGGTCAACATCCTCGAGGCGAAGAACCAGCTCTCCAAGCTCGTGAAGGCGGCCGCTGCGGGCCGCGAGATCGTGATCGCGAGCAACGGGAAGCCGATGGCCAAGCTCGTGCCGCTCACTCCGCGCCGCCGTCTCGGCGGTTGGCACGCAATCGAGATGAGCCAGGCGCAGATCGACGCGGCGTTCACGCCCGATGTGGAGGAGCGTGTGGCGAGAGCCCTGCGTGGCAAGCGGTGAGACTGCTGCTCGATACGCAGGTGGCTCTCTGGTGGTTGATCGGCGCCAAGCGGCTCGACGCGGCGTCACGCAGGCGAATCGCGGCGTCGGACTGTACGGTCTCGGTCGCGAGCGTCTGGGAGGTCGCGATCAAGCACCGGCTCGGCCGCCTTCCCCTGCCACCCGTGACGTTCCGTGACGAGCTCGTTCGCGGCGGCGCGACGATCCTTCCGATCGAGGACGAGCACGCGATCGGCAGTGCCGACCTGCCCACGGATCACAGCGATCCATTCGATCGGCTGCTGCTCGCGACGGCGAT
It contains:
- a CDS encoding class I SAM-dependent methyltransferase — protein: MTLRRRLAPLVPRAIRRGLRDWLGDDRPPAELFGAVYRDGVWGGDDSDFHSGLGSHSSELLEPYVAAVRAFLAERPTPPIVVDVGCGDFAATRRLADVAARVVACDVVPALVERNRRRFARPNVEFVVLDAVADPLPPGDVVIVKQVLQHLGNADIAAIVTKLAQFPIWIVCEHLPDGSFVANVDKPTGADTRLDRRSGVVLTEPPFDVRPQRALLLCEVPSEGGVIRTTAYETR
- a CDS encoding NAD-dependent epimerase/dehydratase family protein, whose product is MRAKDDLVVVTGGGGFIGGHVVASLRAQGHTRIRAVDVKPLDAWHQAFPDVENLRLDLREKPACDRAAAGARLVFHFAADMGGMGFIETHKADCMLSVRIDTHMLLAARDCRVERLFYASSACVYAADKQRSAEVLPLRESDAYPAEPEDGYGWQKLFSERLCRHFAEDFGLATRIARYHNVYGPHGAWDGGREKAPAAICRKVVAALMRGERTIEIWGDGEQTRTFLYVDDCVAGTQALMASDVTEPLNVGSGELVSINQLVDVVEEIAGARLERRYRPEAPQGVRGRSSDNTLIREKLGWTPSITLRDGMRKTYRWIHDEIHGRASR
- a CDS encoding type II toxin-antitoxin system prevent-host-death family antitoxin translates to MQVNILEAKNQLSKLVKAAAAGREIVIASNGKPMAKLVPLTPRRRLGGWHAIEMSQAQIDAAFTPDVEERVARALRGKR
- a CDS encoding type II toxin-antitoxin system VapC family toxin; translation: MRLLLDTQVALWWLIGAKRLDAASRRRIAASDCTVSVASVWEVAIKHRLGRLPLPPVTFRDELVRGGATILPIEDEHAIGSADLPTDHSDPFDRLLLATAISEGLRFMTADAALVDLAERDDSLPILGI
- a CDS encoding glycosyltransferase family 2 protein, coding for MQEFAGLADAVIADGCSTDGSTDPAFLSSVGVRTLLSVQERGLGTATRAALSWALDAGYDGVVTLDGNGKDGVEAIPRFLRHLEDGWDLVQGGRFLPGGFHAHTPLERYLAIRFVMSPALWLASGFLYNDPTNAFRAISARFLRDARLQPFRPEFVRFSLQIYLIYQAARLGFRVTQIPVARVYPDDGTVPTKIVAWKDKWRNFSEMCGVAFGRYNPKDR